A region of the Campylobacter subantarcticus LMG 24377 genome:
ATATTGTCTTATGGTATCAGCTATATCTATATTTGTATAGTAATTACTAGTTACATCCAAGGAATTTTTTGATGTGTCAAAATAATTTTCCTCATTATATATCTCATCTAAAGTAGATTTATGTATCTCAAAATCTTCAGGTAATCCCGTAGCTTTATCAAAATCACTACCCATATAACTACTAGAATCAACACTATAACCATAAGCTATAGAAACAGGGTTATTAGTTTGTCTATATTTTAAAGCATAAATAGAATTTTTAAAATCACCTGATATATGATATTAGGAGAGTCGCTTTTAATACTTTTTGATTTAATATTGCTTCATTAAGTGCTAATGCTTGAGTATTATTACTTTGAATTTCAACTAATTTACTAGCATTTTGTTTAACAAAAGTATTTGCAAAATTTGACTTGTTTTATTTTTTTATTTGCTTTGTTTGTGAAATGATAGAACCATAAAAGGAATTATCATTTATACTAAATACTTATTATGCAATTCCTTAGATTTAGATTTTACCTTCAATCTCTTGCATTTTACAAGCAAATTTTATTTTATTTATTTTGGTAATTTTCAACCAAATTCAAACTTTTTTTATGTATGATATGTTGGTTTTTAAAATTATTGCAAAGGTTGTATTGTTTGTGAGAAATATTGTATTGTTTTTATTTTTCTATACTTTAAGTTTTGCTTCGAATTTTGATGAAGTAAAATTAGCTTTGATTAAAGAATTTAAAATAAATTATCCGCAGTTAGAAATCATTTCTTTAGATCTTAACACTCAATCAAGCTTGCCTGCTGATTTTAATCAATACATTTTTTTAAAACTAGGTAATCATAATTTTGATAGAGCCGATGGTTTTATAAAAGCTGAATTTAAAACTCCAGAGCAATATAAAAAAAATATATTTTTCAAGTATTTTTTAAAGGCAAAGTTAGAGGTTTTGCAAACCACACGTCCTATTTCACGTAATGAAAATTTAAGCCCTGCTAGTTTTAAAATTTTAAAAATTCCTTTTGATAAAGCTCCGCAAGGCGTGCTAAAAAAAGATGAAATCGCAAATTTAATTGCCAAAAGTAATATAAGAGAAAATGTGATTTTAAAATACAATATGTTTAAAACTAAAACTCTTATACAAAGAAACGATTCTGTTTATGGTATCATCAAAGATGGGGATTTAAGCATGATGATAGAGTTAAAAGCTTTGCAAAGTGGAAACTTAAATCAAAGAATTCGTCTTAAAAATAAAGATGGAAAAGTAGTATATGGTAAAGTTATTAGTAAAAATTACGTGGAGCTAAAATGAGGAAAATTTTAGTAGGTATTAGCGGGGCTAGTTCTTGCGAGCTTGGCTTTTTATTATTAAAGCACTTAAGGCAAAAGGGGCAAATTTTTGCCATTATAACCCAAAATGCCAAAATTAGTTTTATAAAAGAAAATTCACTTTTAGAAAACATAAACTTCATGCAATACATAAAAGACAAATTTGAACTTGACCATGTGAATTTTTTAGATAATGAAGATATTAGTCAAAATGTTGCAAGTGGATCTTTTGGTATAGAAACGACTTTTATTGCACCCTGTTCGATTAATACTTTAGCAAAAATTACTTGTGGTATAGGCGATACTTTACTCACAAGAGCTGCGGGGGTAGCTTTGAAAGAGCGAAGAAAGCTTATACTTGGGGTAAGAGAAATGCCCTATTCTACTTTAAATTTAGAGCAAATGACAAAGCTTTCTAGTTATGGAGTTATCATCGCTCCTCCTGTAATGGCAAGTTATGCTAAGGTTGATAGTATAGAAAAATTAAATGAATTTATCATAGGAAAATGGCTCGATCTAGCAAATATTGAGCATAATTTATACCAAAGGTGGCAATGATGACTAGTTGTATATACCCAGGGACATTTGATCCTATCACTAATGGACATTTAGATGTGATCATTCGAGCTAGTAAGATGTTTGAAGAAGTAGTCATTGCTATAGCTAAAAGTGAAAGTAAAAGACCCATGTTCAGTCTAGAGCATAGAGAAAAAATGGTAAAAATCGCTACAAAAGACTTAAAAAATGTTAAAATTGTGACTTTTGATAACTTGCTAGTAGATCTTGCTAAAAATTTGCAAATAAATATCATTATAAGAGGTTTAAGAGCGGTGAGTGATTTTGAGTATGAATTGCAACTTGGCTATGCAAATCACATGCTTTGGGAAGATTTTGAAACCATATATCTTATGCCAAATTTAAAAAATTCTTTTATTTCAAGTTCCATAGTGAGATCTATTTGTTTGCATAATGGTGATGTAGGTAAGCTTGTGCCAAGAGAAATCATATCTTTATTAAAGGAGAGAGATTGTATATAGCTTTTGAAGGGGTTGATTGTGTGGGTAAAAGCACGCAAATAGAACTTTTAAAAAAACATTTTCCTGATGCATTTTTTACTAAAGAACCCGGTGGGAGTGAACTTGGGATGTATTTGAGAAAAATTTTATTAGAAAGCAAAATACAATTTTCAAAAAAAGCTGAACTTTTGCTTTTTTTAGCTGATAGAGCTAATTTGATTGATATGTATTTAGCACAAAATAAAAACAAACTTATCATTTCAGATCGTAGTTTTATCTCTAATATGGCTTATGCAAGATGTGATTTTGATCAAAATATTTTGTTTGAGTTGAATGTCTTTGCTACAAGTGGGGTTTTTCCACAAAAGGTTGTATTTTTATACGGTTCAAAAGAGCTTATCACTCAAAGGCTTTCTAAAAAAGATTTGGATAGTATTGAGCAAAGAGGGATTGAGTTTTTCTTAAATACACAAAAAGCTTTAGAAGAAACTTTAGATTTTTTGCAAACTAAAATAGATATGAAAATTTTAAAACTAGATGCATCTTTGAGTATTGAAAATTTACATGAAAAGATTAAGGAATTTATCGATGATTAATGCTTTAAAGGGAATGAAAGATTTACAAGATGAGCAAGCTAGACTTTATGAAAAAGTAGTAAAAACTTGCGAGGAAGTAGCTAAAAACTATGGTTTTACTTTTATTAATTGTCCGCATTTAGAGCTTACTAAGCTTTTTAAAAGAAGTGTAGGAGAAAGTTCTGACATAGTCGGCAAGGAAATGTATGAATTTGTTGATAAAGCAGGTAATGAAGTATGTTTGAGACCTGAGGGTACAGCTGGAGTGGTAAGATCATACATTGAGGCCAAAATGGATAAAGCACAAAGTATTAAAAGATGGTTTTACCATGGTTCTATGTTTCGCTATGAAAGGCCGCAAAAAGGAAGATTGCGTGAATTTCATCAATTTGGAGTAGAAAGCTTTGGTGTGGCAAGTGTGTATGAAGATGCGAGTATTATTTTAATGCTAAGTGAAATTTTTAGACGCTTAGAAATTCACACAAGCTTGAAAATTAATTCTTTAGGTTGTAAAGAATGTATGGGTGCATATAAAGAAAAACTCATAGCTTTTTTAAATTCCAAAGAAGGTTTTTGCGAAGATTGCTTAAGAAGAAAAGAGTTAAATTCTATTAGGGTTCTTGATTGTAAAAACAATCATTGTCAAAGTTTAATTGAAAATGTGCCGAAACTAAGCGAAAATTTATGTGAGTGTTGCAAGAAAGACTATGAAAAATTACAAAAGCTTTTAAGCGAGAATGATGTTGAGTTTGAATGCGATGAGAAGTTGGTGCGTGGGCTTGATTATTATTCAAAAAGTGCATTTGAGTTTATCAGTGATGAAATCGGAGCAAAAGCTGCTGTAGCAGGCGGTGGAAGATACGATAGATTGATTGAGTATTTAGATGGTAAAAGTGGCTATGGTGTAGGTTTTGCTATGGGTATAGAAAGGATTATGGCTATTTTGGAGCAAAAACAAAGCGTAAAAACTAGAGAAGGAATTTATCTTTGTGCTATGGATGAAGCTTATATAGATACTATTTTTAAACTAGCAAATACTTTAAGAAAAAAACATAAAGTATATATAAGCTATGAAGCAAAAAAACTTGCAAAACACTTAAATCAAGCAGATACTACCAATACTAAAATCTTTTTGTGTATAGGTGAAGATGAAGTGCAAAAAGAAGAGATTTTTTATAAAAATTTAGAAAGTAAAGAAAATAAAAATATAAAATTAGCAAATTTGGAGAATGAGATATGATTGATTATGGTATTAGTATTTGGGGAGCAAATAATTTTATCATCGAAAATGGCAAAGTATGTGTAAATCATGGTAAAAAACCAGCTATTATAGATATAGTAAATACTTTGCGTGATGATGGCTATAAGGGACCGTTGTTACTTCGCTTTCCTCATTTAATCCATAAGCAAATTGAACAAATATATGAAAAATTTGCCAAAGCAAAAAAAGAATTTAACTATAAAGGTTCTTTTAATGCTGTATATCCACTAAAGGTTAATCAATACCCAGGATTTGTAAAAAATTTAGTCAAACTTGGTAAAACTTATAACTATGGTTTAGAAGCAGGAAGCAAAGCTGAGCTTTTATTGGCCATGGCTTATAATAACGAAGGCGCGCCTATAACGGTTAATGGCTTTAAAGACAAAGAGCTTATTAATATGGGTTTTATAGCTTGTGAAATGGGACATAATATCACTTTAACTATGGAAGGACTTAATGAGCTTGAAGCAATGATTGAAATTGCTAAAAATCGTTTTAAACCAAAGCCAAATATAGGTTTAAGAGTTCGTTTGCATTCAGCTGGAGTTGGAATTTGGGCAAAAAGCGGTGGTATAAATTCAAAATTTGGTCTTACTTCTACTGAATTAATAGAAGCTGTGAATTTATTAAAAACTAATAAACTTTTAGATCAATTTACCATGATACACTTTCACTTAGGCTCACAAATCACTGAAATTCATCCTTTAAAAAAAGCTTTAAATGAAGCAGGAAACATCTACACTGAACTTAGAAAAATGGGAGCAAAAAATTTAAAAGCTATTAATCTTGGTGGGGGTTTAGCGGTAGAATACTCTCAGTTTAAAAATGAAATGAACAGAAATTATACCTTAAGTGAATATGCAAACGATGTGGTGTTTATACTAAAAAGCATTGCAGAGCAAAAAAAAGATTTAGAGCCTGATATTTTTATAGAGAGCGGGCGCTTTGTAGCGGCTAATCATGCTGTTTTAGTAGCCCCTGTTTTAGAACTTTTTTCACAAGAATACACCGAAAGCAAGCTTTTATTAAAAGATAAAAATCCAAAACTCATTGATGAACTTTATGATTTATATAAAAACATTAAAGCTTCTAATGCGTTAGAGTATTTACATGATAGCATCGATCATATGGAGAGTATTTTGACTTTGTTTGATTTGGGGTATGTTGATTTGCAAGATAGATCAAATAGTGAAATTTTATTGCATTTGATTATGAGAAAAGCTATTTCTTTGGTGGGTGATCAAGCTGATTTATCAAGCTTACAAAATGAAGTGCAAGAAAAATACTTGGTGAATTTTTCTTTGTTTCAATCTTTACCTGATTTTTGGGGTTTAGAACAAAACTTTCCTATCATGCCTTTAGATAGACTCAATAAAAAACCAACTAGAAGTGCAAGTATATGGGATATAACTTGTGATAGTGATGGAGAAATTTCATATTCTAAAAACAATCCTTTATTTTTACATGATATTGATGTAGAAGCTGAAGATTATTTTTTAGGATTTTTCCTAGTAGGAGCTTATCAAGAAGTTTTGGGTATGAAACACAATCTTTTTACACATCCAACCGAAGCAAGTATTAGTATCAATGAAAAGGATTTTGAAGTAGAAAGTGTTTTAGAAGCTCAGTCTATTTTGGATACCTTAGAAGATCTTGACTATGATATACACGCTATAATGGATAGCATCAATGAAAAAATTCATACTTCAAAGCTTGTTAATGAAAATCAAAAAAAGCATATTTTGGGTGAAATTTATTTATTTTTAAATGATAATGGATATTTAAAAAGCATAGGTAGTAAATAAAATAATAAGGCAAGGAGAATTTTCTTGCCTTATTTCTTACCAATCGGTTGTCATGCATTTTTGTTGTATATATATCATAAGAGCTTTTTTACCATCCGGTGTAGTTGGTGGATTTTTAAATTCTTCAGAAATTCTAATTATTTTACTGTTAGGACATTGTGCCCTAGTGCTCAATCCTTTTTTAACTTCAAGCAAATATTTTTTTCCAGAAAATTCAAAATCATATATACCATCTTTTGGTTTTTTATTGTTCATTGATTTTGGTTTTTCCTGATTAGAAAGTGTATTATTATCAACGATAAAATTTTTTAAATCTCCTGCGTTTAACATTGAAGTACATAATACCGAAGTAATACAAATTATACTTTTAAACTTGTTTTTCATTTTGTTTCCTTATTTTTTTAGTTTTTTAGTTTTTTTATTCCTCCTTATTTTGAGTTTTCTTTACCATATATCCAAAGTATATGATCAATTTCTCTATTGCTAAAATTATTTAATTTGTAAAATATTTTAAATTCATTTATTATTTTTATTAAATTTTTATAATTTTTTAAATTATTTTTCGTAAAGTAAAATGATGAAAATTTATATTTTTTATTAAAATAAATTAAACTTTTTGAAATAAATTGATCATAAATAACATATTTTTGTTTGTTATGATGAAAACAGTATTTGCCAGCAAAAGAATATAAAAATATTTTTTTATTTTTAGAATTTGTAAAATTTGCAATTTGCTCAACAACACAAGGATTTCCTGTTTTTAAAGCCTTGTCAATATCTAGTTTTGATATCCAATCAGCCATATCATTTATGCCATATATTTTTAAATTCGTACTATAAAAGTTATCTATATAATACAAGCTTTTAGAAAAATAGAAATTTTATTTTTGTTATCTGGATAGCTGTCAAAAAGATATTCAATTATCTTTTCTTGCTCTCTATAGTGTTTATATTCTTTAGAATGTTTATATTTATTGAGAAAATTTATTAAGACTTTTCTAATTTTTCTTGCATTTTAATCCTTGTTTTAGAAAAAAGTATTCTACCCCCCCCACATTATAAAAAAACACTTAAGTATAATGTAAATTTATTTATATTTTTTTTGGTAAAATTATTTTTAAAATATTAAAAAAAGGCAGGAATATGGGATTTTTTTATATTCTTAAAGAAGATTTTTCTATGCCAAAACAAAAAGATCCTGCATATCGGTCTTCTTTTGAATTAGTTTTTAATTACCCTGGTGTTTGGGCTGTGGTGAATTATCGCTTTGCGCATTTTTTTTATCAAAAAGGTTATAAAAAAATTGCGCGGATTATTAGTGGAATTTCGCATTTTTTTACAGGGGTTGATTTACACCCAGGTGCGAGTTTGGGTAGAAGGATATTTATTGATCATGCAAGTGGGGTTGTGATCGGTGAGACTTCTATCATAGGTGATGATGTTTTGATTTATCAAGGTGTTACTTTAGGTGGAACGAGTTTAGATAAAAATACTAAAAGACACCCTACTATAGAAGATGGCGTAGTAATAGGATCTGGTGCTAAAATTTTAGGTAATATTACCATAAGTAAAAATGCCAAAATAGGCTCTAATGCGGTTGTTTTGAAAGATGTTGGACCTAATTTAACTGCTGTGGGCATACCCGCTTATATCAAAGAACATGGCAAGATTGGTTATGAAGAAAAAATCACTAAATTAGAAGCAAGACTTGCTATTTTAGAAGAAAAACTAAACAAAGAGGTTTATAAATGATAGCAATTACAGGTGGAGGTACAGGAGGACATTTAGCTATAGCAAGATGTCTATTACAAAGTGCAAAAAAACAAGGCTTAGATTGTATTTATATAGGGAGTGAAAATGGACAAGATAGGCTTTGGTTTGAAAATGAAAATGGTTTTTATAAAAAGTATTTTTTAAGTTCTCAAGGCGTGGTAAATAAAAAAGGTTTGGCTAAATTTAAGTCTTTTTTACATATTTTAAAACTTGCTAAAACAACAAAAGAAATTATAAAAGAGCATAAAATCAAGGCAGTTTTTAGCGTAGGAGGATACAGTAGCGCTCCGGGTGCCTTTGGTGCTTTAATGTCAAATACACCTCTTTTGATCCATGAGCAAAATTCTAAAATGGGAAGTTTAAATTCACTCTTAAAACCGCTTTCTAAAGCTTTTTTTACTGCTTTTGAAGATCAAATTAACAAGGCAAATACTTTCTTTTGTTCTTACCCTATTAATGAGGTTTTTTCGCAAAAAGCAAGAGTGAGAAAGGAATTAAAAAATATTATTTTTCTTGGTGGTTCACAAGGGGCTAAATTTATTAACGATCTTGCTTTAGAAAATGCTTGGTATTTTAAAGAAAAAGGTATTAATATTATTCACCAGTGTGGTAAAAATGATTATGAAAGATGTAAAAAGGCTTATGAGGATTTAAGTATCAACGTGGAGCTTTTTGATTTTGATAAAAACATTATAGATAAAATTTCTAAAGCAGATTTAGCTATATCAAGATCAGGTGCAAGTAGTCTTTTTGAACTTAGCGCAAATTGGCTCCCTTGTATTTTTATACCTTATCCCTATGCAGCTAAAAATCATCAGTATTTTAATGCTTTGTATTTAAAAGAGCGTAATTTGTGTGAGATTTTAACTCAAGATGAAAAAAGTGATTTTTTAACTTTGGTGGAAAATTTTTCACTAGAAACAAAATCCTTAGCATTGCAAAATTTAAAAAGTGAAAATGGTGCTGATTTTATGATAGAAAAAGCAAAACAAATGGGGTTTATTTAAATAAAATACTCCCCAAACGCACCATGTTGGATCCGCATTTTATAGCAAGCTCAAAATCCCCACTCATACCCATGGAGCAAATTTTCGCCCCGTATTTTTGTAGTTTTTCATAGATTTTAAAAGTTTGCTCAAAACTTTCTTGAACTTTTGCTTCATTCATAGATCCTATGCACATAACCCCTACTAGATTTAAATTTGTACATTCTTCTTTTATTTGCAAAAACTCTTCTACGGCTTTATTTTGTTCTATACCGCTTTTGGAACTTTCATTAGCAGTATTAATTTCCAATAAAGTATCTAATTTATAATCAAGTCTTTTATCTACTGCTTTGGCTATTTTTAAACCATTGCATGATTGCCAAAGTATAGGGTTTTGTTTGATCAAAAGATTGATTTTATTGCTTTGAAGATTACCTATAAAATGCCATTTGATTTCTTGCAAATCTTGCAGTTTTTCTTTTTTTAAAGCTAAAGCTTGGACTTGATTTTCTCCAAACTCTACAACACCTTGCTTAAAAAGCTCCCGAATTTGTCCATCTTGAACATACTTGCTAGCCGCTATTAAACGTACATTTTGTTTGATAGTTTTTTCAAAAATACTTTCTAAATTCATTTTTTTCCTACATTAATTCATATAATTTTTTACGCTCACTTGAGCTTCCTATACCAAGTTGCATACGGTATTTTGTGATGGTTCTACGCCCTAGCTGTACGCTTGGAAATTCTTTTTGAGTAAGTTCAAGAATTTTCAAATCACTTAAAGGTTTTTTAGGATTTTCTTTTTTTATTAGATTGCTAAGAAAATCTTTAATGGTCGCATTGGAGGTTTCTCCATCATCGACAGCGGTAGTAAAGAAAGACTTTAAAGGTATTAAGCCTCTATCGCAACTTAGGTATTTATTTGCAATGGCTCTTGAGATAGTAGAAGCATTTCTTTCAAGGTCTTGCGCTAAGTCTTTAAGTTGCATAGGCTTGATATCCCCGCCCATGAAAAAATCATATTGATATTCTATGATCATAAGTCCTAATTTATAAAGAGTGGCTTTGCGCATAGCTAATGCATCAATTAAATTTTTAGCATCTTTTAAATAAGCACTTAAAAACTCATGATCTAAGCCATCTGCTTCAAAAGCAATTTCTGGGTAATAATCATCGTTGATTTTGATTTTAATTTCGCCATTTTCTTGATAGATAAATATATCAGGAATGATTTCCATACTTTCTTCAAAGTACTCTAAAAAAGGCGGAAAAGAAATTTTTTTAATTACAGCTATGGCTTGTTTATATAAAGGATCTTTGATAAAATCTTTTACATTTTCTAAATTTAAAATTAGCATTTTGCAAAACTCATAAAGTTCATCATCTAAGTCAAAGTGCTCCAACGCAAAAATAAGGGCTTCTTGCTGGTCCTTTGCCCCTACTCCAATAGGATCAAGATATTTAAATCTTTGTCTGATTTTTTCTACTTCCGTAGGATCAAATTCGCCTAAAATTTCCTCATCATACTCAAAATAACCTTCATGATTTAAACACTCTATGATTTTTTCTGCAATGGTTTGGGATTTTTGTGTAGGAAAAAATGGAGGTATGATTTGCTCGTTTAAAAGT
Encoded here:
- the tmk gene encoding dTMP kinase, producing MYIAFEGVDCVGKSTQIELLKKHFPDAFFTKEPGGSELGMYLRKILLESKIQFSKKAELLLFLADRANLIDMYLAQNKNKLIISDRSFISNMAYARCDFDQNILFELNVFATSGVFPQKVVFLYGSKELITQRLSKKDLDSIEQRGIEFFLNTQKALEETLDFLQTKIDMKILKLDASLSIENLHEKIKEFIDD
- the cysE gene encoding serine O-acetyltransferase; translation: MGFFYILKEDFSMPKQKDPAYRSSFELVFNYPGVWAVVNYRFAHFFYQKGYKKIARIISGISHFFTGVDLHPGASLGRRIFIDHASGVVIGETSIIGDDVLIYQGVTLGGTSLDKNTKRHPTIEDGVVIGSGAKILGNITISKNAKIGSNAVVLKDVGPNLTAVGIPAYIKEHGKIGYEEKITKLEARLAILEEKLNKEVYK
- the speA gene encoding biosynthetic arginine decarboxylase, coding for MIDYGISIWGANNFIIENGKVCVNHGKKPAIIDIVNTLRDDGYKGPLLLRFPHLIHKQIEQIYEKFAKAKKEFNYKGSFNAVYPLKVNQYPGFVKNLVKLGKTYNYGLEAGSKAELLLAMAYNNEGAPITVNGFKDKELINMGFIACEMGHNITLTMEGLNELEAMIEIAKNRFKPKPNIGLRVRLHSAGVGIWAKSGGINSKFGLTSTELIEAVNLLKTNKLLDQFTMIHFHLGSQITEIHPLKKALNEAGNIYTELRKMGAKNLKAINLGGGLAVEYSQFKNEMNRNYTLSEYANDVVFILKSIAEQKKDLEPDIFIESGRFVAANHAVLVAPVLELFSQEYTESKLLLKDKNPKLIDELYDLYKNIKASNALEYLHDSIDHMESILTLFDLGYVDLQDRSNSEILLHLIMRKAISLVGDQADLSSLQNEVQEKYLVNFSLFQSLPDFWGLEQNFPIMPLDRLNKKPTRSASIWDITCDSDGEISYSKNNPLFLHDIDVEAEDYFLGFFLVGAYQEVLGMKHNLFTHPTEASISINEKDFEVESVLEAQSILDTLEDLDYDIHAIMDSINEKIHTSKLVNENQKKHILGEIYLFLNDNGYLKSIGSK
- a CDS encoding YggS family pyridoxal phosphate-dependent enzyme — protein: MNLESIFEKTIKQNVRLIAASKYVQDGQIRELFKQGVVEFGENQVQALALKKEKLQDLQEIKWHFIGNLQSNKINLLIKQNPILWQSCNGLKIAKAVDKRLDYKLDTLLEINTANESSKSGIEQNKAVEEFLQIKEECTNLNLVGVMCIGSMNEAKVQESFEQTFKIYEKLQKYGAKICSMGMSGDFELAIKCGSNMVRLGSILFK
- the hisS gene encoding histidine--tRNA ligase; the encoded protein is MINALKGMKDLQDEQARLYEKVVKTCEEVAKNYGFTFINCPHLELTKLFKRSVGESSDIVGKEMYEFVDKAGNEVCLRPEGTAGVVRSYIEAKMDKAQSIKRWFYHGSMFRYERPQKGRLREFHQFGVESFGVASVYEDASIILMLSEIFRRLEIHTSLKINSLGCKECMGAYKEKLIAFLNSKEGFCEDCLRRKELNSIRVLDCKNNHCQSLIENVPKLSENLCECCKKDYEKLQKLLSENDVEFECDEKLVRGLDYYSKSAFEFISDEIGAKAAVAGGGRYDRLIEYLDGKSGYGVGFAMGIERIMAILEQKQSVKTREGIYLCAMDEAYIDTIFKLANTLRKKHKVYISYEAKKLAKHLNQADTTNTKIFLCIGEDEVQKEEIFYKNLESKENKNIKLANLENEI
- a CDS encoding UDP-N-acetylglucosamine--N-acetylmuramyl-(pentapeptide) pyrophosphoryl-undecaprenol N-acetylglucosamine transferase, translated to MIAITGGGTGGHLAIARCLLQSAKKQGLDCIYIGSENGQDRLWFENENGFYKKYFLSSQGVVNKKGLAKFKSFLHILKLAKTTKEIIKEHKIKAVFSVGGYSSAPGAFGALMSNTPLLIHEQNSKMGSLNSLLKPLSKAFFTAFEDQINKANTFFCSYPINEVFSQKARVRKELKNIIFLGGSQGAKFINDLALENAWYFKEKGINIIHQCGKNDYERCKKAYEDLSINVELFDFDKNIIDKISKADLAISRSGASSLFELSANWLPCIFIPYPYAAKNHQYFNALYLKERNLCEILTQDEKSDFLTLVENFSLETKSLALQNLKSENGADFMIEKAKQMGFI
- the coaD gene encoding pantetheine-phosphate adenylyltransferase, which produces MMTSCIYPGTFDPITNGHLDVIIRASKMFEEVVIAIAKSESKRPMFSLEHREKMVKIATKDLKNVKIVTFDNLLVDLAKNLQINIIIRGLRAVSDFEYELQLGYANHMLWEDFETIYLMPNLKNSFISSSIVRSICLHNGDVGKLVPREIISLLKERDCI
- a CDS encoding Cj0814 family flagellar-dependent secreted protein; the protein is MGSDFDKATGLPEDFEIHKSTLDEIYNEENYFDTSKNSLDVTSNYYTNIDIADTIRQYYSKFDQIINHSFWKF
- a CDS encoding UbiX family flavin prenyltransferase, with product MRKILVGISGASSCELGFLLLKHLRQKGQIFAIITQNAKISFIKENSLLENINFMQYIKDKFELDHVNFLDNEDISQNVASGSFGIETTFIAPCSINTLAKITCGIGDTLLTRAAGVALKERRKLILGVREMPYSTLNLEQMTKLSSYGVIIAPPVMASYAKVDSIEKLNEFIIGKWLDLANIEHNLYQRWQ
- a CDS encoding RNA polymerase factor sigma-54, with the translated sequence MLKQKTSITQKAKLSQTLRSWLPILQANIEDLKESLDEFAKENPFIEVKENSSITNNQNKYFQEYFSKNTTTQMIDAKSLEVKNVYELLNEQIIPPFFPTQKSQTIAEKIIECLNHEGYFEYDEEILGEFDPTEVEKIRQRFKYLDPIGVGAKDQQEALIFALEHFDLDDELYEFCKMLILNLENVKDFIKDPLYKQAIAVIKKISFPPFLEYFEESMEIIPDIFIYQENGEIKIKINDDYYPEIAFEADGLDHEFLSAYLKDAKNLIDALAMRKATLYKLGLMIIEYQYDFFMGGDIKPMQLKDLAQDLERNASTISRAIANKYLSCDRGLIPLKSFFTTAVDDGETSNATIKDFLSNLIKKENPKKPLSDLKILELTQKEFPSVQLGRRTITKYRMQLGIGSSSERKKLYELM
- the flgA gene encoding flagellar basal body P-ring formation chaperone FlgA, whose protein sequence is MLVFKIIAKVVLFVRNIVLFLFFYTLSFASNFDEVKLALIKEFKINYPQLEIISLDLNTQSSLPADFNQYIFLKLGNHNFDRADGFIKAEFKTPEQYKKNIFFKYFLKAKLEVLQTTRPISRNENLSPASFKILKIPFDKAPQGVLKKDEIANLIAKSNIRENVILKYNMFKTKTLIQRNDSVYGIIKDGDLSMMIELKALQSGNLNQRIRLKNKDGKVVYGKVISKNYVELK